TCTTTTTCAAGCGGTCTTCGAACTCGCCACGGTATTTCGTGCCGGCGACCACGGTGCCCATGTCGAGCACCATCACGCGCTTGTTGCGCAGGGTCTCCGGGATCTCGTTGTCGACGATGCGCTGGGCCAGGCCTTCCGCGATGGCCGTTTTGCCGACGCCCGGCTCGCCGATCAAGACGGGGTTGTTTTTCGTGCGGCGGGACAGGACCTGGATCACGCGTTCGATCTCCTTGGAGCGGCCGATGACCGGGTCGAGCTTCTGATCGCGGGCCATCTGGGTCAGGTCGCGGGCCAGACCGTCGAGGGTCGGGGTGTTCGCCGACTGCGTGTTCTCCTGATGGCCTTCGTGCGTGTCGCCGCCGAGCAGCTGCAAGACTTGCTGGCGGGCTTTGTTCAGCGAGACGCCGAGGTTGGCGAGCACGCGGGCCGCCACGCCTTCGCCTTCGCGGATCAGGCCGAGCAGGATGTGCTCGGTGCCGACGTAGTTATGGCCGAGTTTGCGCGCTTCGTCGATCGAGAGCTCGATCACTTTTTTCGCGCGCGGGGTGTAGGCCATGCCGGCCGACTGGCCTGGGCCGCGGCCGATGATTTTTTCGACTTCTTTTTGAATCTTATCGCTGGAGAGGCCGAGCGACACCAACGCTTTTGCCGCGATGCCTTCCCCTTCGCGAACGAGGCCGAGCAGAATGTGCTCCGTGCCTACTCCTGAATGACCGAGACGGCTTGCTTCTTCCTGTGCCAAGGCGAGCACCTTTTGCGCCCGCTCCGTAAAACGTCCAAACATCATAGGAATCCACCTCCAAGCGGTATTTGAGTCTATTCAAAAGCCGGGATCAGATATGACCTGCTCCGCTGCGAAGCTTGTCGCGGACCAGTTCAGCCCGGCGAAAATCGCGTTCTCCGGGCGCCAGCGCCACCCCCGATTTTCTTTGCAAAAAGGCGGGCTGGGTCATCACCATCAGCTCTTTGAGAATGTTTTTGGAAATGCCTTTGATCACGCCGAGGTCGATACCGAGGCGGATGTCTGACAGGCGTTGCATCGTCTCTTTGGCAGACAGACGCCTTGCGTAGGCGAGGATGCCAAACGAGCGGGCGATGCGGTCTTCGATGTCTTCGCGGCTCTCCTGCATCAGATAGGTGCGGGCCTGCGATTCATGCTCGATGATCTTTTGCGCCACCGATTCGAGGCTTTGGATCACTTCCTCTTCCGGCACGCCCAGCGTAATCTGGTTGGACAGTTGAAAGAGGTTGCCGATCGCTTCCGTTCCTTCGCCATGCACACCGCGCACGATGAGTCCGACCTGGCCGAGCGCGGAGAGCACGCGGTTGATCTGGCCGGTGGCGACGAGCGCCGGCAGATGCAGCATCACCGATGCGCGGATGCCGGTGCCGACGTTGGTCGGGCAGGCGGTGAGGTAGCCGAAGCGTTCGTCGAACGCGTAGTTCAGCTTGGCTTCGAGCAGGTCGTCGACCCGGGTCGCCGTCTCCCACGCCTCTGCCAGCTGCAAGCCCGGCAGCAGCACCTGCAGGCGTAAGTGGTCTTCCTCATTGATCATGATCGAGACCAGCTCATCTTCACGGATCGCGGCTGCACCGCGGGTCGCATGCTCGACCATCGTGCTTGAGATCAGGTATTTCTCCTCCAGCGTCTTCAGGTCGAGGCCGGTGATCGTGTCGAGCTGGATCAATTCGAAGTTTCCGCCGCCCTGCTCAGCAAACTCCGGGCTGCCGATCGCCGCGCGGACTCGTTCGATCACTTCGTCCGCCTGGTGCTCGCTTTGCAGCATCGGGAACGGGTGTTCGATCAGGTTGCGGGCGAGGCGAATGCGGGTGGAGATGACGATGTCCGAGTACGGGCCTTCGTCGCTCATCCAGCGGCTGGTGTCCTGTACAAAATCATGAATCGGCATCCTTTAGTTCCCTCCTGCTTCGCTTTGTTGTTCCAGCTCGCGAATCCGGTCGCGGAGCGTCGCGGCTTCTTCGAACTGTTCCAGCTGGATTTTCTGCTGGAGTTCGCTGCGGAGCGATTCGATCTGTAGGCGCTTCTTGATGATCCCGCCGGCCCGGTGCGGCACTTTCCCGGTGTGGGCGGTGGCGCCGCCATGGATGCGGCGGAGCAGCGGTTCTAAGCGCGGGCCGAAACTGTGGTAGCAGTCTGCGCAGCCGAAGCGGCCCAGTTCGGCAAACTGCTGATAGCTGAGCCCGCAGGTGTTGCAGCGGGTGATCTGCGGTTTCTGCATGCCCGCGATTTGACCAAAGGCGCCCCCGTTTTCAAATCCCAACAAGCCGCTGAGCAGATTGTGAAAGGAAAAGTCTTCGCCGGGCTTTATCATGAACTCGCCGTTTTCGCGGGCACACGTTTCGCATAGATGAATCTCGCTCTTTTCTCCGTTGAGAATCTTCGTAAAATGGACCGTAGAGTCCCGCTGTTGACAACGCTGACAGAGCATCGGTATTCCTCCTTCTGCGCTTATCCTTTGAGCAGTGCGACCAGCATCGCCGAGAGATAGTTGGCGCGAACCTGATCGCGGATGGCCGGCGTGAGCGCCAGGATGTCGGTGCAGACGACCGAGCGCATCATGCGCGCTTCCCGGGGGCTGAGCACACCTTCATCATGCAGACGCTGGATCATGCCCTCCGCTTCTTTGGCGGTGACGGTACTGCCCATCAGATCAAGGATGACACGGTGCAACGTATGATTGAGTTCAAGACCGACCTTGGTGATGCGGATGAAACCGCCGCCGCCTCGCTTCGACTCGACGACATAGCCCTTTTCTATGGTGAAGCGTGTGGAAATCACGTAGTTGATTTGGGAGGGCACACAATTGAACATGTCGGCGAGCTCGCTGCGCTTGATCACACAGATCCCGCTTCCGGCGCCGGACATAATTTTCTTAATATGCTGTTCAATGATGTCGGAGATGTTGCGCATGGTGCCTGTTATCCCCCCTCCTCTGCGAAGGTTTGACTTTGACTAATATTGACCTTTTGTCTTTATTATATGCAGTCCCTCGCCTTTTCCCAAGTCTCTTTTTCACGCAATTCGGAGGGTTTTGTTTGACTATCTTTGATTATCTTGACCTTCTTTGACCTTTGACAAAAGGTCAGGGAAGTTGTTGATGATCCGGTCGGCCTCCACTAA
This genomic stretch from Tumebacillus sp. BK434 harbors:
- a CDS encoding protein arginine kinase, giving the protein MPIHDFVQDTSRWMSDEGPYSDIVISTRIRLARNLIEHPFPMLQSEHQADEVIERVRAAIGSPEFAEQGGGNFELIQLDTITGLDLKTLEEKYLISSTMVEHATRGAAAIREDELVSIMINEEDHLRLQVLLPGLQLAEAWETATRVDDLLEAKLNYAFDERFGYLTACPTNVGTGIRASVMLHLPALVATGQINRVLSALGQVGLIVRGVHGEGTEAIGNLFQLSNQITLGVPEEEVIQSLESVAQKIIEHESQARTYLMQESREDIEDRIARSFGILAYARRLSAKETMQRLSDIRLGIDLGVIKGISKNILKELMVMTQPAFLQRKSGVALAPGERDFRRAELVRDKLRSGAGHI
- a CDS encoding UvrB/UvrC motif-containing protein, producing MLCQRCQQRDSTVHFTKILNGEKSEIHLCETCARENGEFMIKPGEDFSFHNLLSGLLGFENGGAFGQIAGMQKPQITRCNTCGLSYQQFAELGRFGCADCYHSFGPRLEPLLRRIHGGATAHTGKVPHRAGGIIKKRLQIESLRSELQQKIQLEQFEEAATLRDRIRELEQQSEAGGN
- a CDS encoding CtsR family transcriptional regulator, whose product is MRNISDIIEQHIKKIMSGAGSGICVIKRSELADMFNCVPSQINYVISTRFTIEKGYVVESKRGGGGFIRITKVGLELNHTLHRVILDLMGSTVTAKEAEGMIQRLHDEGVLSPREARMMRSVVCTDILALTPAIRDQVRANYLSAMLVALLKG